A stretch of Bordetella genomosp. 13 DNA encodes these proteins:
- a CDS encoding hydroxymethylglutaryl-CoA lyase: MNDDKPISPEDDGRDVVLCECFARDGLQHETRMLPTTAKVELVRRFADLGFARVEATSYSNPKVVPQFGDASELLRALPRRPGVHYKATCANLRAVQRALADADAGFGANEISLLVSATDTHSMKNLARSRADQWLNIAEMASAAAGRFRLIGTISMAFGCPFEGHVDPDDVLADVGRFRAAGVRHITLGDTTGTATPHTTRALFGRMREAYPDVVPIAHFHDTRGTGLVNYVAALEAGVRHFDCALGGVGGHPTKVKYGGGHTGNVSSEDLVDLFENMGVHTGIDMDGLLDAVAACEAALGRELHGRVARSGLNPLRTAPAPRL, encoded by the coding sequence ATGAACGACGACAAACCCATCTCGCCGGAGGACGACGGCCGCGACGTGGTGTTGTGCGAATGCTTCGCACGCGACGGCCTGCAGCACGAGACGCGGATGTTGCCCACCACGGCCAAGGTCGAGCTGGTGCGGCGCTTCGCCGACCTGGGCTTCGCGCGCGTCGAGGCGACGTCGTATTCCAACCCCAAGGTGGTGCCGCAGTTCGGCGATGCCAGCGAGCTGCTGCGCGCGCTGCCGCGACGGCCGGGCGTGCACTACAAGGCCACCTGCGCGAACCTTCGGGCGGTGCAGCGGGCTTTGGCCGACGCCGATGCGGGCTTCGGCGCCAACGAGATCAGCCTGCTGGTCTCGGCGACCGATACGCATTCGATGAAGAACCTGGCGCGCAGCCGGGCCGACCAGTGGCTGAACATCGCCGAGATGGCTTCGGCCGCCGCTGGGCGCTTCAGGCTCATCGGCACCATCTCCATGGCCTTTGGCTGTCCCTTCGAGGGCCACGTCGATCCCGACGACGTGCTGGCCGACGTGGGACGCTTTCGCGCCGCTGGCGTGCGCCACATCACGCTGGGCGACACGACCGGCACAGCCACGCCGCATACGACGCGCGCCCTGTTCGGCCGCATGCGCGAAGCCTATCCCGACGTCGTGCCCATTGCGCATTTCCACGATACGCGCGGCACGGGACTCGTGAACTACGTCGCGGCGCTGGAGGCGGGCGTGCGCCACTTCGATTGCGCGCTGGGCGGCGTAGGCGGGCACCCGACCAAGGTGAAGTACGGCGGCGGCCATACCGGCAACGTCAGCAGCGAAGATCTCGTCGACCTGTTCGAGAACATGGGGGTCCACACCGGCATCGACATGGATGGCCTGCTGGATGCCGTCGCGGCCTGCGAGGCCGCGCTGGGCCGCGAACTGCACGGCCGTGTGGCCCGCAGCGGCCTGAATCCCCTGCGCACCGCGCCGGCCCCTCGCTTGTAG
- a CDS encoding AMP-binding protein: MRLLDDAFVPVQTTLSRVLDATVEARGAHEAYVGPGERQTWSQTLAQSRRIAAALHAAGIGRGDHVGLLLGNSGLWIAAFFACASIGAVTVPVNTRFKADELLFCLKQSDVRLLIHADSFLGIDFTGLLRQVEPAVDRHLPGAELPELRTLVTVGSGAVPAGAIRFDEFLQRGTAVPGKALDALAASVQPDDVLLIQYTSGTTSFPKGVMLSHANMLGDAASVARRMGVAVDDRYFSIRPFFHVAGSTLSMLVSLVSGCCLLSMPKFDVALALKTLQDERCTLTSGNDTIFLMLMGHPDFDPARLSLLGGWAAAGPEVMQKIRDVMQVPHMCNAYGQSEASPNVLLSDRDDEFELRRDGFMLPHPGVQVRIADTESGAVLAPGAGQGEIQVRGWNVMRGYYRMPEQTAKAYTDDGWLRTGDMGEQRADGRVRMVGRLKDMYRVGGENVAPAEVEEVLHAHPAVQQAQVVGVPDARLGEVTGAFVLLKAGRHASGEELVAWCKARCANFKVPRYITLVDSFENIGMTGSSKVQKNKLREHAVRLWNIRSDTVAP; this comes from the coding sequence ATGCGGCTGCTTGACGATGCGTTCGTGCCGGTACAGACGACGCTGTCCCGGGTGCTGGACGCCACGGTCGAGGCGCGGGGCGCGCACGAGGCCTATGTGGGGCCTGGCGAACGCCAGACCTGGTCGCAGACGCTGGCGCAAAGCCGCCGCATCGCCGCGGCCCTGCACGCGGCGGGCATCGGCCGAGGCGACCACGTGGGGCTGCTGCTGGGCAACTCGGGGCTGTGGATCGCCGCGTTCTTCGCGTGCGCGTCCATCGGCGCGGTCACCGTGCCGGTGAACACGCGCTTCAAGGCCGACGAGTTGCTGTTCTGCCTGAAACAGTCGGACGTGCGGCTGCTGATCCATGCGGACAGCTTCCTCGGCATCGACTTCACCGGCCTGCTGCGCCAGGTCGAACCCGCCGTCGACCGCCATCTGCCCGGTGCGGAGCTGCCGGAGCTGCGCACGCTGGTCACGGTGGGCAGCGGCGCCGTGCCCGCCGGCGCAATCCGCTTCGACGAGTTCCTGCAGCGCGGCACTGCAGTGCCCGGCAAGGCGCTCGACGCGCTGGCGGCAAGCGTGCAGCCGGACGACGTGCTGCTGATCCAGTACACCTCGGGCACCACGTCGTTTCCCAAGGGCGTGATGCTCAGCCATGCCAACATGTTGGGCGATGCGGCATCGGTGGCCCGCCGCATGGGCGTGGCCGTGGATGACCGCTACTTCAGCATCCGGCCGTTCTTCCACGTGGCCGGCAGCACGCTGTCGATGCTGGTTTCGCTGGTGTCGGGATGCTGCCTGCTGAGCATGCCGAAGTTCGACGTGGCGCTGGCGCTGAAGACGCTGCAGGACGAGCGCTGCACCCTGACCTCGGGCAACGACACCATCTTCCTGATGCTGATGGGTCATCCCGATTTCGATCCTGCCCGCCTGAGCCTGCTCGGCGGCTGGGCGGCGGCCGGCCCCGAGGTGATGCAGAAGATCCGCGACGTGATGCAGGTGCCGCACATGTGCAACGCCTACGGCCAGTCCGAAGCCTCGCCCAACGTGCTGCTGAGCGACCGCGACGATGAATTCGAGCTGCGCCGCGACGGGTTCATGCTGCCGCACCCGGGCGTGCAGGTGCGCATCGCCGACACCGAGAGCGGCGCCGTGCTGGCGCCGGGCGCGGGGCAGGGCGAGATCCAGGTTCGCGGCTGGAATGTGATGCGCGGCTATTACCGCATGCCCGAACAGACCGCAAAGGCGTACACCGACGATGGCTGGCTGCGCACCGGCGACATGGGAGAGCAGCGCGCCGACGGCAGGGTTCGCATGGTTGGGCGCCTGAAGGACATGTACCGGGTCGGCGGCGAGAACGTCGCGCCGGCGGAGGTCGAGGAAGTGCTGCACGCGCACCCGGCCGTGCAGCAGGCCCAGGTCGTCGGCGTGCCCGATGCGCGGCTGGGCGAAGTGACGGGCGCGTTCGTGCTGCTGAAGGCGGGGCGGCACGCCAGCGGCGAGGAGCTGGTGGCCTGGTGCAAGGCGCGCTGCGCGAACTTCAAGGTGCCGCGCTACATCACCCTGGTCGACTCTTTCGAGAACATCGGCATGACCGGCAGCAGCAAGGTTCAGAAGAACAAGCTGCGCGAGCATGCAGTGAGGCTGTGGAACATACGCTCGGATACGGTGGCCCCATGA
- a CDS encoding enoyl-CoA hydratase/isomerase family protein encodes MQTYPEFTMLRLAMQGPVATLWLARPDSRNALNLAMCRELTAACEALDADEAVRVIVVRGEGVAFCAGADLKERQGMSPAEMVARRVEGFTAYAALEALSKPVIAAVHGPAFGSGCEIAAACDFVLATTGAAFKYPEVGWGTVGATQRLPRIVGRRMAKELLYTGRVVDANEALQLGLVNHVYEPDEFDARLAEMTERIAAANPLTVSLTKRSIDGGLDTTREGAMAVELLAIQENLRHSDWQKAIADFGRKEGGNAAA; translated from the coding sequence ATGCAGACATATCCCGAATTCACCATGCTGCGGCTGGCCATGCAGGGGCCGGTGGCCACGCTTTGGCTGGCGCGGCCGGACAGCCGCAATGCCTTGAACCTGGCCATGTGCCGCGAACTGACGGCCGCGTGCGAAGCGCTGGATGCCGATGAGGCCGTGCGCGTCATCGTCGTGCGCGGCGAAGGCGTCGCGTTCTGCGCCGGCGCCGACCTGAAGGAACGGCAGGGCATGAGCCCGGCCGAGATGGTGGCTCGACGCGTGGAGGGTTTTACCGCCTATGCCGCGCTCGAGGCGCTGTCCAAACCCGTCATCGCAGCGGTGCACGGGCCGGCGTTCGGCTCGGGATGCGAGATCGCCGCTGCCTGCGACTTCGTGCTGGCCACCACCGGCGCCGCCTTCAAGTATCCGGAAGTCGGCTGGGGCACCGTCGGCGCCACACAGCGCTTGCCGCGCATCGTGGGCCGGCGCATGGCCAAGGAGCTGCTGTACACCGGCCGCGTGGTCGATGCGAACGAGGCCCTGCAGCTGGGCCTGGTCAATCACGTCTACGAACCGGATGAGTTCGACGCACGCCTCGCCGAGATGACCGAGCGCATCGCGGCGGCCAATCCGCTGACGGTCAGCCTGACCAAGCGCAGCATCGACGGCGGGCTGGATACTACCCGTGAAGGCGCGATGGCCGTCGAACTGCTGGCCATCCAGGAGAATCTGCGTCACAGCGATTGGCAGAAGGCCATCGCGGACTTCGGCAGGAAGGAGGGCGGCAATGCGGCTGCTTGA
- a CDS encoding Bug family tripartite tricarboxylate transporter substrate binding protein gives MKTLRRIIAGALAFASTAMAANALAQDDYPSRPITLVNPYAVGGPADLLGRALAKALGDALGQPVIVENKAGGGASIGAAYVAKAAPDGYTLLIGTAAAHTVTPAATKVPYDGIADFEFVGMVANVPNVLTVHPSVPAKNVKEFIALAKSQPGKLNYVSAGLGSSPHIGAEMFKHAAGVDLVHVPYKGAAPAVNDMVAGTVPVGFLNISASLPFIESGRLRALAYGGASRSPDLPDVPTFAEAGLPDLEMGSWYSLAVPAKTPQAVVEKLAQALQFVQADAEFKQLLAAQNAEVMPQMKTQATEFVRADGKRLAELVRASGMKLKD, from the coding sequence ATGAAAACCTTACGCCGCATCATCGCCGGCGCGCTCGCTTTCGCCTCGACCGCAATGGCTGCCAATGCCCTGGCCCAGGACGACTACCCGTCGCGGCCGATCACGCTGGTCAATCCGTATGCCGTGGGCGGTCCCGCGGACCTGCTGGGCAGAGCCCTGGCCAAGGCGCTGGGCGACGCGCTGGGCCAGCCCGTCATCGTCGAGAACAAGGCGGGCGGCGGCGCCTCGATCGGCGCGGCCTACGTGGCCAAGGCCGCGCCCGACGGCTACACGCTGCTGATCGGCACGGCCGCGGCCCACACCGTGACGCCGGCCGCCACCAAGGTGCCGTATGACGGCATCGCCGACTTCGAATTCGTGGGCATGGTGGCCAACGTGCCGAACGTGCTGACCGTTCATCCCTCGGTGCCCGCCAAGAACGTGAAAGAGTTCATCGCGCTGGCCAAGTCTCAGCCCGGCAAGCTGAACTATGTGTCGGCCGGCCTGGGCAGTTCGCCGCACATCGGGGCCGAGATGTTCAAGCACGCGGCCGGGGTCGACCTGGTGCACGTACCCTACAAGGGCGCGGCGCCGGCGGTCAATGACATGGTCGCGGGCACCGTCCCCGTCGGTTTCCTGAACATCTCGGCCAGCCTGCCGTTCATCGAGTCCGGTCGCCTGCGGGCCCTGGCGTATGGCGGCGCCAGTCGCTCGCCCGACCTGCCCGATGTGCCGACCTTTGCCGAAGCCGGCCTGCCCGATCTCGAGATGGGCAGCTGGTATAGCCTGGCGGTGCCCGCGAAGACGCCGCAGGCCGTGGTCGAAAAGCTGGCGCAGGCCCTGCAGTTCGTGCAGGCAGACGCCGAGTTCAAGCAGCTGCTGGCCGCCCAGAACGCCGAGGTGATGCCGCAGATGAAGACGCAGGCCACCGAGTTCGTCCGCGCCGATGGCAAGCGCCTGGCCGAGCTGGTGCGGGCCTCCGGCATGAAACTGAAAGACTGA
- a CDS encoding CaiB/BaiF CoA transferase family protein, which produces MRPLQGITILDLSRVLACPFASMILAELGAEVIKVEQPGTGDETRSFEPMARGEVQGEADEVSAYYMAFNRSKRSITVNLRSPQGQDLVRRLAAGADVLLENFPVGTLARYGLDYAALSPLNERLVHVSCTGFGQTGPYRKRKGYDTVFQAMAGIMSLTGERGGGPVKPGLPIADLSSGLWVAIAILAALTGREKTGRGSHVDFSMFDGQVGLLSLAAARWFALGEVPARLGTEHPGRIPSAAFVCADGRWVQITGSDQHWAPLCNLLGLEDWAADAALGRNAERLARREEVMARLQAAIGKLDRDELCRRCDLVGVPAGPILQVDEVMANEHVAARGMVVEFPHPRIGSFKGLRVPLRFQGLDDPQVGRPPLLGEHTEEVLREKLGIDEQALQDLRQAGAI; this is translated from the coding sequence ATGCGGCCGTTGCAGGGCATCACCATCCTCGACCTGTCGCGCGTCCTGGCCTGCCCGTTCGCGTCCATGATCCTGGCCGAGCTCGGCGCCGAGGTCATCAAGGTCGAACAGCCGGGCACGGGCGACGAGACCCGAAGCTTCGAGCCCATGGCCCGGGGCGAGGTGCAGGGAGAAGCCGATGAGGTCTCGGCCTATTACATGGCCTTCAATCGCAGCAAGCGATCGATCACCGTCAACCTGCGCAGCCCGCAGGGGCAGGACCTGGTGCGCAGGCTGGCCGCAGGCGCCGACGTGCTGCTCGAGAATTTCCCCGTCGGCACGCTGGCCAGGTACGGCCTCGACTATGCGGCGCTGTCGCCGCTGAACGAGCGGCTGGTGCACGTCAGCTGCACGGGCTTCGGCCAGACGGGACCCTATCGCAAGCGCAAAGGCTACGACACCGTGTTCCAGGCCATGGCGGGCATCATGAGCCTGACAGGCGAGCGCGGCGGCGGCCCCGTGAAGCCGGGCCTGCCGATAGCCGACCTCAGTTCCGGCCTGTGGGTGGCCATCGCCATCCTGGCGGCGCTGACCGGCCGCGAGAAAACCGGCCGCGGCAGCCACGTCGACTTCTCGATGTTCGATGGCCAGGTGGGCCTGCTGTCGCTGGCCGCCGCCCGCTGGTTCGCGTTGGGCGAGGTGCCGGCGCGGCTGGGCACGGAACATCCCGGACGCATTCCGTCCGCCGCCTTCGTGTGCGCGGATGGCAGATGGGTGCAGATCACCGGCAGCGACCAGCACTGGGCGCCGCTGTGCAACCTGCTGGGCCTGGAAGACTGGGCCGCCGACGCGGCGCTGGGCCGCAATGCCGAGCGCCTGGCGCGGCGCGAAGAGGTCATGGCGCGACTGCAGGCCGCGATCGGCAAGCTGGACCGCGACGAACTGTGCCGTCGCTGCGACCTGGTCGGCGTGCCCGCGGGGCCGATCCTGCAGGTGGATGAAGTCATGGCCAACGAGCACGTGGCCGCGCGCGGCATGGTGGTCGAGTTCCCCCATCCGCGCATCGGCAGCTTCAAGGGCTTGCGGGTGCCGCTGCGCTTCCAGGGCCTGGACGATCCGCAGGTGGGACGCCCGCCGCTGCTGGGCGAGCACACGGAAGAGGTACTGCGCGAGAAGCTCGGCATCGACGAACAGGCGCTGCAAGACCTGCGCCAGGCGGGCGCCATCTAG
- a CDS encoding enoyl-CoA hydratase/isomerase family protein, with protein MPDLKHLLIEDRGAVRILTLNRPEKHNALNTLLTQELLDSLRAADRDPAVNAVVLTGAGKSFCAGADTNEFSALTPEDPQAVTARADLTTALHLVFSQMNKPVVSAVRGNALGGGAGLAIACDLCVMSETVRFGYPELKHGIVAAVVMANLVRQVGRKQAFELVALAEPLDGAGARASGLCNRVAPDAEVLDAALQLAARIAAWSPVAMATTKRSFHRAADLGLAQALEVGRDANVMMRGFRKAASAADRAE; from the coding sequence ATGCCCGACCTGAAACACCTGCTGATCGAGGACCGCGGCGCGGTGCGCATCCTGACGCTGAACCGCCCCGAGAAACACAACGCGCTCAACACGCTGCTGACCCAGGAGCTGCTGGACAGCCTGCGGGCGGCCGATCGCGACCCGGCCGTCAACGCCGTCGTGCTGACCGGCGCAGGCAAATCCTTCTGCGCCGGCGCCGATACCAACGAGTTCTCGGCCCTCACGCCCGAGGACCCGCAGGCCGTCACCGCGCGCGCGGACCTGACCACGGCGCTGCATCTGGTCTTCTCGCAGATGAACAAGCCCGTGGTGTCGGCCGTGCGCGGCAACGCGCTGGGCGGCGGCGCGGGGCTGGCCATCGCGTGCGACCTGTGCGTGATGTCCGAGACCGTGCGCTTCGGCTACCCCGAACTGAAGCACGGCATCGTCGCCGCGGTCGTCATGGCCAATCTGGTGCGCCAGGTGGGCCGCAAGCAGGCCTTCGAGCTGGTGGCGCTGGCGGAGCCGCTGGATGGCGCGGGCGCGCGGGCCTCGGGCCTGTGCAATCGCGTGGCGCCCGATGCCGAGGTGCTCGACGCCGCGCTGCAGCTGGCCGCTCGCATCGCCGCCTGGAGCCCCGTCGCCATGGCGACCACCAAGCGCAGCTTCCACCGCGCCGCCGATCTCGGCCTGGCCCAGGCGTTGGAAGTCGGCCGCGACGCCAACGTGATGATGCGCGGCTTCCGCAAGGCCGCTTCCGCGGCAGACAGGGCGGAGTAA
- a CDS encoding NAD(P)H-dependent flavin oxidoreductase has protein sequence MQTAITRMLGIEHPIIQAGMSWASSSAALPAAVSSAGALGVLAAGPLRTADFERELRALAAATSRPYAVNIPLYRPGAAEILDIMHARRVPVVIASQGGPKAHLPRFRDYGAIWIQVVSTLEHARKAADAGVDALVVIGGEAGGHPPANEVSTLVTVRRVLQEVRIPVIAGGGVADGWGIAALLALGADAVQLGTRFLLTEEAAVHQRYKQAVLAADVHDTVLIGRRGLPVRGLRNAFAQAIFDAERDHIAQEDYDALFKNSTLKQAALDGDVEWGKVELGQSAGLVSRIQPAADVVAQLVHELREAQARLRAMAAEA, from the coding sequence ATGCAAACCGCCATCACCCGCATGCTCGGCATCGAGCACCCCATCATCCAGGCCGGCATGAGCTGGGCATCGTCCAGTGCCGCATTGCCCGCGGCGGTGTCCAGTGCGGGCGCGCTGGGCGTGCTGGCGGCGGGCCCCCTGCGCACGGCCGATTTCGAGCGCGAGCTTCGGGCGCTCGCCGCCGCCACCTCCAGGCCGTACGCGGTCAACATCCCGCTGTACCGGCCGGGCGCGGCCGAGATCCTGGACATCATGCATGCCCGGCGCGTGCCGGTGGTCATCGCGTCGCAGGGCGGCCCCAAGGCGCACCTGCCGCGTTTTCGCGATTACGGCGCCATCTGGATCCAGGTGGTCTCCACACTGGAACACGCCAGGAAGGCCGCGGACGCCGGCGTCGACGCGCTGGTGGTGATCGGCGGCGAAGCGGGCGGGCATCCGCCCGCCAACGAGGTCAGCACGCTGGTCACCGTTCGCCGCGTGCTGCAGGAGGTGCGCATCCCGGTGATCGCCGGCGGCGGCGTGGCCGACGGTTGGGGCATTGCCGCATTGCTGGCGCTGGGAGCGGACGCCGTACAGCTGGGCACGCGTTTCCTGCTTACCGAAGAGGCGGCCGTGCATCAACGCTACAAGCAGGCCGTGCTGGCCGCCGACGTGCACGACACCGTGCTGATCGGCCGCCGCGGTCTGCCCGTGCGCGGTCTGCGCAATGCCTTCGCCCAGGCGATCTTCGATGCGGAACGCGACCATATCGCGCAGGAGGACTACGACGCGCTGTTCAAGAACAGCACGCTGAAGCAGGCCGCACTGGATGGCGACGTCGAGTGGGGCAAGGTCGAGCTGGGCCAGTCGGCCGGCCTCGTCTCCCGCATCCAGCCTGCCGCCGACGTCGTGGCTCAGCTGGTGCACGAACTGCGCGAGGCGCAGGCGCGCCTGCGCGCGATGGCGGCGGAAGCCTGA